The DNA region GCGACTTAGAGAGAATCTCTGGGTACCTTTGCGAACAGAAACTCGATGTCGCTCACCGTTTCTTGGATGCCGCGGAAAGCGCTTTTTCTCTCTTGGCGTCTAATCCACTGCTTGGGGAACCCTTCGCTCACCCCCGCTATTCTGATCTGCGGTTTCGGACGCTCCGACCACCGTTTCGCAACTACGTCCTTTTCTATCGGCCAAGTGCGGAAGGGGTTGAGATTGTCCGTCTGTTGCACGGGGCTCGGGACTTGCCGATTGTGCTGGAGTAGTTGCTAGGTGAATCCGGGCTAGAGGCGCCCCGCCGGATGGGGGACCGCGAACGTGCGGATCGCCCAAAGTAGGATCTGGTTGATCGTTGCGGCGAACTCAGAGAGAATCTCGCACCATGATCAACACCAAGAAAGTCCCCAACCGCCGCAAGCTGCGATTCAGTTCCATCGACGAAGCCCTGGCCGACGCCAAGCGGCTAGTGGGCGCCGAAGCGGATGGCACGCTCGCGGCGCTGGGCAACTGGTCGTTGGGGCAGGCGCTGGCGCACCTGGCGTACTGGGCCGAGCGCCCCTTTGACGGCTACCCCGAGCTGCGGCCGATGCCTTGGGTGCTGCGGAAGATCGTGAAGCTGATGAAGGGGCGGTTCTTGAGCCAAGGGTTGCCTGCCGGGTCGAACATCCCCGGCGTCCCGGGGGGGACCCTGGGCGCCGACCCGATGCCCGCCGGCGAGGCGCTCCAGCGGCTCGACCGCGCTCTCGCTCGCCTGCGAGAAAACTGCCCGCAGTGCCTGAACCCGCTGTTCGGTGAGATGACGCACGACGAGTGGATCGCCTTCAACCTGCGGCACGCCGAGCTGCACCTGGGCTTCTTTCGAGTGGATTGAGGGGCGGGAACGACGCCCGCCAACGCCCGATGGAGCCGGAAGCGTGAGCGCCCGGAGGCCCAACGTGTCGCGCGCAAGAACCTCCGGGCGCTGACGCTTCCGGCTTCAAGGGGTGTTTGCAGCTTAGCGCGATTGGTTTGTTCGGGTTGGTCTACTCCGCGAGCCTCCACCCCAGCCGCCCCAACAGCCGCGCGTAGACAAGCGCGAGCCACGCCAACAGCGGGCCGAGCGGGATCGCTACGAGCGGACCCAACGCGATCAGCGCCGCAAACCCTCCCGCGGCCGCGGCGCCGATCAGCAGCGACTGCAAGTAGAACAGCAGCGTGGTGACGGC from Pirellulimonas nuda includes:
- a CDS encoding type II toxin-antitoxin system RelE/ParE family toxin, with protein sequence MPALISSIKPTRRNRLAVGAIALKSPAALRDLERISGYLCEQKLDVAHRFLDAAESAFSLLASNPLLGEPFAHPRYSDLRFRTLRPPFRNYVLFYRPSAEGVEIVRLLHGARDLPIVLE
- a CDS encoding DUF1569 domain-containing protein; this translates as MINTKKVPNRRKLRFSSIDEALADAKRLVGAEADGTLAALGNWSLGQALAHLAYWAERPFDGYPELRPMPWVLRKIVKLMKGRFLSQGLPAGSNIPGVPGGTLGADPMPAGEALQRLDRALARLRENCPQCLNPLFGEMTHDEWIAFNLRHAELHLGFFRVD